Part of the Zea mays cultivar B73 chromosome 4, Zm-B73-REFERENCE-NAM-5.0, whole genome shotgun sequence genome is shown below.
GCCGACATCGAGGAGTGCTagcgctgaggtcgggcgagatcCGAGCAGGGACCAGGGACGCGCGCGCAcgggagctggaggccgagcgcACGGCTGCAGAGAGACTCGACCGGCTGGAAGGAGTAGAGGGCGCGGCGACCATGGGAAGGTGCTGAAGGAAACACGCTAGAGCTAGAGTAGAGGAAGGAGCACAGGCGAGCTGGGAAGACCGACGAGCTCGCGCGCGCAGCAGGGACAGAGCAGAGGCCGAGCTGGGCGAGCACACGGCTGGGTCAGGATCGGCAGCCATGGCGAGCAGTGGACGCCGGCTTGGAGGAGCGCGCGCCATGGGCGAGCGCAGGGAGCTTGACCGGCGGGAGAAACGCCGGGCTGGGGCAGGGAGGAGCGACCGGCACAGGGGCACACGGCCAGGGGATCCGCCAGCCACCAACGCGCCCAGGAAGAAATCGACGGGGTTAGGGAGACGGACGAGCAGAGGAACCCACGACTGCGCGCAGACAAATCTGAGGGAGAGAGTGAAGCAAGGAGGGAGCCGAGGGAGGAAATCAATGGAAGGATGCCCTGCTCACCACCGCTCGTCTCCACATGGCCGGATAGCCACCGTGCTGACCACCACGGCCAGACCCACGCCGCTGGCCTGGAGCATGTCGCGGGAGATGGACTCCTTGCCTTCACCTGGCGCGGACTGCTCCTCGGTCTGCAGTCGCGTGGCGTGGAGAGGAGCTGGGCATGTGCTGGAGATTAGAGAGAGGAGAAAGACGACGGAAGGGTTGGAGGCTAGGGGAAGCCGAGCGTTGCTGCTTCACCAGTGCGACAGCTCGGTGGTGGAAGGAGCTGGAGCAGGGAGAGGGGCGCCACGGAGGTGGGCTGGAGGACGAACGCACGGAGCATGTGGGATATTTCAACGACGCAGAAAAATCCCAGCGACTGTCCGTAGAAAAAGATCGGCCAGAAACAAAAAATCGCGAGAGTGGTGAAAAGATGAGGATGGGCTGGGATTTTTTTAGTTTTTTCCCACCTTTATGTTTATTTGAGAAATAAAATTGTAGATATTTTGGAATTGGGATTTTTAGCGATGGGTAATGGGTCGAATCAAACGAGATCGATAACAATATTTGAACCGGATTTAATTTGGTGAATTCTCCGGAATCGGATGAATTCGTACCGGTAATTCATTTTTGAAGATTTAGATCGAGGCGAGAAGCAACAGACCAAATTAAAACTGATTTTGGCTTCGATAATTTGCTCTGCGTGATTCGACTAAAATTAGTCGAAACCATATCTGCTAATGCACTCATCATTTCGTCGCCAAATAGCGTGCTGAAGAAACAATCCAATTTAAAATCCTTAAATGCGATTTCTCTGTGAAGGAGCGAGGACTGAATTATTTGGCACTGAAAACTTTAGTCGTCGAGTCCTATTGAATCTGTTTGGGATGAAATCGGAGGACCGGACTAAATTTCCAAATTCGTATTTGCGCGAGCGataaattttaaataatcaccgaacGCACCaattttcggaacaactatgttccgaacatcaccaaAGTTTAGGAAGAGCCCAGATAGATAAAAAATAAAAATGACAGCGATAATCATAAGACAGTTCTAAGCAAAGATGAGTGTCTCAAGAggttgtttctctagtggacataacatgtatcgccttaggctaatttagagatgtccaACAATAGAGACAACATCTGCTAGAAGAACACATAAAGTTCCATGTGtgtagtttgctttttctgatgacactgtactatctgagtctgttgagcgagcggcgaatacgcgattttacccaaatagaactagatgcaacctcttgggtaaaacacacaaaaagaggtttaccaacaagtggtcacggtaagttcatagcacacgggacgggtgtgaatgtcgaataacatcacagttaactcgtGTTAAGCTAGAAAATCCAAGTTCAAAGATGATAATGGAGACTCGAGGAAACATCAGTGAAGGTTAGCAACAAATGTTGGTTTCACAATGAACCAACCTTATCATGCACTAGTGCGACTCCGCCTAACCACACATGAGGGATAATCACATGGGAGACGATCGAGGCGTGACTAGAGTGACGATTAGGTGGTTATTAGTCGGCTTAACTTGATTTTAGCAAGTACTTCCTTAGGATGGGTTGtacaaaagtgagtttagacaactcgacaaaatgatctctaaactcaacctttgttcacaatgtagctacaagttagtaaaaccaacttgttgaactaactttgacattgagcaggtcctctcagtaccatcggtaagccaagggttgagagttcacatttgctagcaaaaggtcatgcatttgggtagaaatccatttggtcaagttgttcattcatttcttcatgcgagatgaactgaCTTGGTTTGGGAatgcatggattaaataagagagcgaatgaacaaactcatgTATCTTAGTCACAGAgaaagcaaattttgatttttagAACTAATCAGTTGTCTCTCAACACTAAAACGCTTCAAGGCTTTACCTTTACACAGAGGACGTAAAGTGGACTTGTataagtagtcactaccaagataaaaagaaaagagaccacacataaaagtggtatgcccttttgatccgacaaagatgatagatgttgcttgatcatttgacaaacaacatagaaattattTCAAGGGAAGGTCCGCGGAAGATAACACATCAgggtagttccacaatggatcatgaccagagaccttgatacTAGCATCCGACGAGTATCACAGTCttgtgtgcgcattcacaggaggctctcagtttcgctgcggcaccataagtcactaaccatgacaccattaccgaacaataccaataatgaatctcacgtggtaaaactagattgtgccaagataacacattgatatagtctcataatggattacaactactaactgtgataccagcgcgtgccaagtagcgcatccatgtgtgtacattcacaggaggccctgGGTTTCGTCACGACACCATCGGTTTTATTCATAACACCGttaccagacgtaaccaataagaaatcccaCATGGCATGAATAGATTGAGcaaggtgacaatatacaaagagactctacctgtcaaaacgattacaagtagagagtcaaatagatcatggcccgatgaaatgaacaaggcatggccataacgatgggagactgttaattcggctccaagcatatttctatgcccatcatagggatcacaaggtcaaggattagtatctgattagatacggagGGAAAATAATCAtacgattaagttggtatgccttcgatagatatgaagaaaccaaaggcatcaaactaaAGAAAATAATCGAACATGcctttcctaggttaggttgataaagcaACATTGCGATCTTCAAGAACAGGCAAACTGGAATAGAGACATCATTTTGCGCCAATCGAATAAGGGCATGATCTAGGTTGGAAATATGACAACTAAAATGTCACAGATTAAATAGCAAGAACACGGACCCAAAATTCTAGCTTGAAGCCCATGCACATCTTGCGGTGGATAAAGAAATTATCTAAACATCCATTTGTATGAGTTTAGTCATGGGGGGATAATgcaaaattcaaatttgggtcatggttcacgaaataagaacatggcctagttttgggtttaggcaaacaagCCACAAACATTCTATCGGCACATCAAGTACAAGAGCAAACACATATAACACCTAAACAGATTACCTAAGGAACAGAGAATAACTATTTCACTGAAGTTCATAATACAACATTACagttactggaataaagatgagagaagcattttggatgtaAAGGTGACAAAcacgatgcaacaatcaggatgcatgcttgtCCTATTCGTCCTCAGAAGTtgtgccaacataatgtggcaataacattctatttcggtggcatacttatgactctcggtattttgctagtcgtcactcgtcagctacacatacggtttcggggttagtgtacctgcagaaaattccatcacaacCTAATTCCtaatgatgcaattcacacatgacattttatcacagtttatactccatatattactatatggaggccagctcatcattaagcgccgagccactcaTAGGCAccgctgccacactttaaccatagggcagcccattatggtaactcaccttcttacctgagcgtaggtgcgtcgttacaaatactcttctcagtattcccatgtctgtatacccgtacacatccatggggtactgaattctcggaaaagtaattactccacatcgcagccttcatatatacatatgtagaacatgtatataatcaagcgctttttatactcttccctagaccgacgtttgttcggtcatgctctcacatctcaccttacttgagcgtcgatccattcacaaTCGAATGGCCtctaaaataacaatacacacgtatgcaatacccccggttgtgggttagtggttttgatctaagccacctgatagtccttaatttagggcttaacagaggatgtcgctagcattatagttttttcaAAGCtgtttttgaaagtcgcctagagggggggtgaatagggcgaaactgaaattctcataaataatcacaactacaagccgggttagcgttagagatataatcaactccgcgagagagggtgcaaaacaaatcgcaagcgaataaagggtgtgacacacggatttgttttgccgaggatcggttctcgcaaacctactccccgttgaggtggtcacaaagaccgggtctctttcaaccctttccctctctcaaacggtccctcggaccgagtgagctttctcttctcaatcacttggaacacaaagttcctacaaggaccaccacaagattggtgtctcttgcctcaattacaagtgagttttatcgcaataaagaattaagaaagaagaaagcaatccaagcgcaagagctcgaaagaacacaagcaaatctctctcactagtcactaaagctttgtgtggaatttgggagaggatttgatctctttaatgtgtctagaattgaatgcctagctcttgtaagtggttggaagtgtgaaaacttggatacaatgaatggtgggtggttgggggtatttatagccccaaccaccaaactagtcgtttggtgggggtgactgtcgtatggtgcaccggacagtccggtgcacaccggacatgtccggtgcgccagccacgtcaccaaagtcgttgggttccgaccgttggagctctgtcttctgggcccgcctggatgtccggtggcgcaccggacatgtactgtagagtgtccggtgcgccagcatgggcgtgcctgacttctgcacgcgctggcgcgcattcaatgcgctgcaggtagccgttggcgccgaagtatccattgcttcgatgtcacaccggacagtccggtgtacaccggacatgtccggtgaattatagcggactagccgttgtgaattcccgaagctagcgagttcctgaggcgccgttccttggagcaccggacactgtcccgtgtacaccggacagtccggtgaattatagcggagcgcctctggattttcccgaaggtgacgagtttgactgggagtcctctggtgcaccggacactgtccggtggcacaccggacagtccggtgcgccagaccagagttgCCTTCGGTtgatcctttgctcttttgtggaacccaatactttgtctttttattggctaagtgtgaacctttggcacctgtataacttatacactagagcaaactagttagtccaattatttgtgttgggcaattcaaccaccaaaattatttaggaactaggtgtaagcctaattccctttcaatctccctctttttggtgattgatgccaacacaaaccaaagcaaatatggaagtacataattgaaatagcttgcataatgtaagtgtaaaggttgtttggaattgagccaatataactacttataagatatgcatggattgttttcttcatttttaacattttggaccacgcttgcaccacatgttttgtttttgcaaattcttttgtaaatcctcttcaaaagttcttttgcaaatagtcaaaggtaaatgaataagattttgcaaagcattttcaagatttgaagttttctccccctgtttcaaatgcttttctctgactaaacaaaactcccccttaatgaaatcctcctcttagcgttcaagagagttttgatattgattttgaagagggtatatcaatttgaaattatatcacaagtaagataccaatttgaaaatattccgtgaaaaactaaaattttacaaattggtggtggtggtgcggtccttttgctttgggctcatactttctccccctttggcaggaatcaccaaaaacggaatcattagagccctcgagttactttcttctcctttggtcataaataaatgagtgaatattataccaaagacgaagtccttttgctttgaactctcccccaaaagatggagagatgcgtggAGCGTCGGCGAAGaatgagttgcggagtggaagccttttgtctttgccgaagactccaattccctttcaatatacctatgacttggtttgaaatttacttgaaaacacattagtcatagcacatgaaagagacatgatcaaaggtatataaatgagctatgtgtgcaaatctacaaaagaagttcctagaatcaagaatatttagctcatgcctaagtttgttaaaagtttttcatcaagtggcttggtaaaggtatcggctaattgatctttagtattaatgtaagaaatatcgatatctccctttttttggtgatcccttaaaaagtgataccgaatggctatgtgtttagtgcggctatgctcgacgggattatccgccattttgattgcactctcattatcacatagcaaaggaactttggttaatttgtaaccgtagtccctaagggtttgcctcatccagagtagttgcgcgcaacaatgtcctgcggcaatatactcggcttcggcggtagaaagagctacggaattttgcttctttgaagcccaagacaccaaggatcttcccaaaaactggcaagtccccgatgtgctctttctattgattttacaccccgcccaatcggcatccgaataaccaatcaaatcaaatgtggatcccctaggataccaaagcccaaacttaggagtatgaaccaaatatctcaagattcgttttacggccgtaaggtgggcttccttagggtcggcttggaatcttgcacacatgcatacggaaagcataatatccggtcgagatgcacataaatatagtaaagaacctatcatcgaccggtattaccttttgatcgacggatttacctccctcgtcgaggtcgagatgcccattggttcccatgggtgtcttgatgggtttggcatccttcattccaaacttgcttagaatatcttgagtgtacttcgtttggcttaggaaggtgccctcttggagttgctttacttgaaatcctaagaaatacttcaactcccccatcatagacatctcgaacttttgtgtcatgatcctactaaattcttcacatgtagactcgttagtagacc
Proteins encoded:
- the LOC100191232 gene encoding uncharacterized protein LOC100191232 yields the protein MARAPPSRRPLLAMAADPDPAVCSPSSASALSLLRARARRSSQLACAPSSTLALACFLQHLPMVAAPSTPSSRSSLSAAVRSASSSRARASLVPARISPDLSASTPRCRRRVWDPTCHRDRRRIVGFHPPWRFHFLAILHRQLRSCSLAILLSTS